From the genome of Halobacterium sp. R2-5:
GAGCGCGCCCCGGAAGATGAACGGGAACCCGAGGACGTTGTTCACCTGGTTCGGGTAGTCCGAGCGCCCGGTCGCCATGATGACGGTGTCGTCGCGGGCGTTCTTGGCCGCCTCGTAGCCGATTTCCGGGTCGGGGTTCGCCATCGCGAACACGATGGGGTTGTCGGCCATCGACTGGACCATCTCCTCGCTGACGATGCCGCCGACCGAGAGCCCGACGAAGACGTCCGCGCCGTCCATCGCGTCCGCGAGGTCGCCGCCGTCGCCGGGGCTGGCGAACTCGCGCTTGAACTCGTTGACGTCGCGGTCCTCGGTGATGATGCCCGAGGAGTCACACATCGTGATGTTCTCGCGCCGGACGCCCAGCGAGACGTAGAACTTCGCGGACGCGATGGCCGACGCGCCCGCGCCGGAGAAGACGACTTCGAGGTCTTCGAGGTCCTTGCCCGCGATCTCCGCTGCGTTCAGCAGCGCCGCGCCGGAGATGATGGCGGTGCCGTGCTGGTCGTCGTGGAACACCGGGATGTCCATCTCCTCGCGGAGCCGCTCCTCGATTTCGAAGCACTCCGGCGCCTTGATGTCCTCGAGGTTGATGCCGCCGAACGTCGGCTCCATCGCCGCGACGGACTCGATGATGTCGTCAGCGCTCTCCTGGTCGAGCTCGATGTCGAAGACGTCGATGTCCGCGAACCGCTTGAACAGCACGCCCTTCCCCTCCATGACAGGTTTGGAGGCCTGCGCGCCGATGTCACCGAGTCCGAGCACGGCGGAGCCGTTCGAGACGACGCCGACCATGTTCCCCTTCGCGGTGTACTTGAACGCGTCCTCGGGGTTGGCGTCGATGTGTCGGCACGGCGCCGCGACGCCCGGCGAGTACGCCAGCGAGAGGTCCCGCTGGGTGTTCGTCGGTTTCGTCGTCGAAATCTCGATCTTCCCGGGCGGGTCGCTGGCGTGGTAGTCCAGTGAGTCCTCGTCTAATCCCATGTTGTTCCCTGCCGCGCCGACCGGCAAAAACCTATCCCAACGCGTCGAACGTTGCTTCGTCGGTCGTCGAAGGAAGCGGTGTTCGTTCGACGGAAATCCGGCCGGCGGGAGAGAGTTCGGCGCTGCTCCTCGGGACGGCGTTGGTCCGCCACGCCGCGCGCCACGCTGCTCACGGCTCCCTCCGGTCGCCGTTCGCACCAAACGCGGTTCTCGCTCGCTCCGAACCGCGCTGAATACGACACGCATACGTACCGACCGCGAAAAGACTCGCCTATGGACCGCCGCTCGTACCAGCTCGCGGCCGTGACCACCGTGTTGACGTTCGCGCTCATCCTCGTCGGCGAGTACACCGCCGTCTCCGGGTCGGGCGCGACCTGCGGCCTCCAGTGGCCCGACTGCAACGGCCAACTGCTCCCGCTCGGCCTCCAGGTTCACGACTTCGTCGAGCAGTTCCACCGCGGATTCGCGATGGTCGTCGGCTTCTTCATCCTCGGCACCGGCGCCGTCGCGTGGCGCGGCTTCGACGCCCGGGACGTGAAAGCCGGCGGCGTGCTCGCCGTCGTCCTCCTGCCGCTGCAGGTGATTCTCGGCGGCACCACCGTGACGTTCAGCGGGCTCGTCCCGTGGGGGTACATGCCCATCACGCAGGCCGTCCACCACCTCGCCGCGCTCGCCATCTTCGCGACGCTGCTCTATACCACGCTCCGGATGCGCGAGCTCGCGGGCGTCGGCCTCGGTCGCGTCCGCACCGCTGCAATCGGCGGCCTCGCGGTGCTCCCGGTCGCGCTCGTGTTCTCGCGGAACACCGTCTTCGCGGTGTACGGCACTCGCGTCCAGCTGATCCACCACGCGCTCGAACTGCTCGTGTTCACCGCCGCCGTCGCCGCGTTCGTGTGGGCGCGCCGCCACGGCGACCGACGCGTGTCGCAAGCGATGCTCGCGACCGGCGTCGTCGTCACCGTCCAGATTCTCATCGGTACTGGCGTCGTGCAGTTCTCCCCGACCGTCCAGCTCACGTACTACGTGCTCACCGCGGTCGTCGCCGCGCTGTTCCTCGTCGCCGCGCGCTCGACCCCGAACCGGTCGGTCGCCGCCGCGTCGTAGAGCGGATGTGCTCGCACCGGTTCGATTGTCTTTAAGGGATTCAACCCGAACGGGCGTGGTATGTCTGACCTGAACCGGCGGACGTTCCTGAAGAGCGTCGGCGGTACCGGCGTCGCACTGTCAGTCGCTGGCTGCTCGCAGCTCACCGGCGGCGGCGGGGACGACTCGAATACTCTCACCCCCGGCACTGCGTCCGGGTTCCCGCCGTTCGAGTACGTCAACGAGGACAACGAACTCGTCGGCTTCGACGTCGACCTCCTCTCGGCCGTCGTCGAGGAGACCGACTACGAGCTCGGCGAGTGGGAGGACCTCGAGTTCACCCAGCTCACCACCGCGCTCCAGAACGACAACATCGACGTCATCGCCGCCGCGATGACCATCAACGACGAGCGCGACCAGAACATCGACTTCACGGACCCCTACTACGACGCCAACCAGGCGGTGCTCGTCCGCGAGGGCGGCGACTTCCAGCCCGAGAGCACCGACGACCTCGCCGACCGCCCGGTCGGCGCCCAGTCCGGCACCACCGGCAAGGCCCAGATGGACGCCCTCGTCGACGACGGCACTATCAGCTCCTCGCAGGCGACCACCTACGAGAACTACGTGCTCGCCGTCGAAGACCTGACGAACGGCAACATCGACGCCGTCATCGTCGACACGCCCGTCGCGAACACGTTCGTCGAGGACCGCGACGTCGTCTACGCGTTCACTATCGAGACCAGCGAACAGTACGGGTTCGGCGTCCGCGAGGGCGCGAGCGACCTCCAGAGCGCGCTCAACGACGGTATCTCGGCCGTCCGGGACAGCGGCACCTACCAGGACCTCGTCGAGGAGTACGACGTCGGCAGCGAATAACGCCAATGGACCCGACGCAACTCGTACTGCAGGCCGAACCCGGCGACTGGGCGTTCGTCTGGCGCCAGCGGCAGTTCTTCGTCGACGGGACGATACTGGCCGTCCAGCTGACGTTCTTCAGCATGGTGCTCGGGTTCCTGCTCGGCCTGCCGGCGGGCGTCGTCGAGGCCTACGGCGGCAAGTACTCGAAGGGCGTCGTGCGCCCGCTGGGCGTCGTCGTCCGCGGCACGCCGATTCTCGTCATCATCTCGCTGACGTACTTCGCGGGCGGCGTCTCCCCCGCGTTCCTCGCGGCGACGCTCGCGCTCGGCGTGCGGTCGGCGGCCTACCAGAGCCAGATCTTCCGCGGCGCCATCGAGAGCGTCGAGGGCGGCCAGATGGAGGCCGCGCGCGCGGTCGGGCTCTCGAAGCTCGACGCCATCCGCCACGTCGTGTTGCCGCAGGCGCTGCGGCGCTCCGTGCCCGGGTTCCAGAACGAGTTCACCATCGTCCTCAAGGACACCAGCATCGCGTACGCCATCGGCGTCGCGGAGCTGTTGAAGCGCAGCTACGACCTGTTCTCCATCCAGACGACCGCCGCGCTCGAAGTGTTCCTCGCGGCGTCGCTGATCTACTTCGTGTTGACGTTCAGCGTCAACCGCGGCATCGAGCGGCTCCACGACTACGTCGCGATTCCCGGAGGTAACCAATGACGGACACACTACTCGACGTCGACGACGTCCACCAGAGCTACGGTGAGGAGAAGGTACTCGAGGGCATCTCCTTCGAGATGGACCGCCAGGACGTGAAAGTGCTCGTCGGGCCGTCGGGCTCCGGGAAGTCGACGATGCTGCGCTGCATCAACCGGCTCACGGACATCGACGACGGCGACATCAGCCTCGACGGCGAGTCCATCTACGACGTGGACGTCAACGACCTCCGGCGGCAGGTCGGCATGGTGTTCCAGGACTTCAACCTGTTCGCGCACCTCACCGCCCTCGAGAACGTCACGCTCGGGCTCAAGCGCGTCCGCGACATGGGCGAGCGGGAGGCCACCGAGAAGGCCGCTTGGCAGCTCGAACAGGTCGGGCTCCGCGAGCAGGCGAACTCCTACCCCGCCGAGCTCTCCGGCGGCCAGAAGCAGCGCGTCGGCATCGCTCGCGCGCTCGCGATGGACCCGAAGCTGATGCTGTTCGACGAGCCGACGTCCGCGCTCGACCCCGAGCTCATCGGCGAAGTCCTCGAAGTGATGCGCGAGCTCGCCGAGGAGGGGATGACGATGCTCGTGGTCACCCACGAGATGGGGTTCGCGAAGCAGGCGGCGACCGACGTGTTGTTCCTCGAGGACGGCCGCCTCGTCGAGCAAGGGTCGCCCGAACAGCTCTTCGAGAACCCCGAGCAGGACCGCACGGCGGCGTTCCTCAGCCGCCTCACACAGCTCCACGGCGGCCAATGACCCGGAGCACGCAGCGCGTCGTCCGGGACGCCGTGCTCGCGGTGTTCTGGGCGTGGTTCGCCGCGCGCCTGCTCAACGACTGGTTCGGCGGCGTGCTCGTCGCCCGCGGACAGCCGTTCGTCGACCCGCAGCCCATCGCGGCCGCGGGCGTCGCGCTCTCCGACACCGCGGCCGCACTCGGCGTCGTCGGGATTCCCGTCGGCTGGGTCGCGGACCTGCTCGACTCGGTCGCGTTCGCGATGACGTACCTCCCGGACCTCGCCGCGGGCATGTGGCTCACCGTCGTGCTCACGACGCTCGGCATCGTCTTCGGGCTCGTGCTCGCGGTACCGCTGGCGGCCGCCCGCGTCTACGGCCGCGTCACCCACTGGGTCGCGCTCGGCGTCATCGAGCTCATCCGCGGGACGCCGCTGCTCGCGCAGCTGTTCGTGCTGTACTACGCGCTCCCGCTCTCGCGGTGGTTCGCGGCCGTGCCGTTCGTCGGCAGCGGCGTCGTCCCCGCGCAGGCGGTGTGGGTCGCCATCGTCGGGTTCACCATCAACAGCGCCGCCTACCAGGCGGAGTACATCCGGGGGTCCATCGAGGGCGTCGACCCCGGCCAGCTCACAGCGGCGCGCGCAGTCGGGCTCTCCCAACTGGAAGGCATCCGGCACGTCGTGCTGCCGCAGGCGCTCCGGTTCGCGATTCCATCGTGGACCAACGAGCTCGTCTACCTCGTGAAGTACTCCTCGCTGGCGTCGTTCATCACGGTGCGCGAGCTCTACCACGCCGCGGAGGCCGCCGCCTACGACAACTACGCGTTCCTCGACCTGTTCCTGCTCGCGGCGGTGTTGTACGTCCTGCTCGTGCTCTCCGCGACGACCACGATGGAGTGGGTCCGCAAGCAGGTCGCGATTCCGGGCGTCGGCGGCTCAGCGGGCGGCCGCGCCTCCGCGGAGTAGTCAGAAGAAGTCGTCCAGGCCCGCCTGGTCGTCCGCGCTCTCCGCCTCACTGCTGCCGTCGTTTTCCGTCTGCTCCTCCGCGTCGTCCGTCTCCTCGTCCCCGACGTCGGCGTCGCCGAGCGTCGTCTCGCCCTCGAAGGCGCCGCCGGAGTGCTCGACCGCCCGGTCCTCGCGGAGCTGTTCGGCGTCCTCGACGATCGACTGGACCTTGTTCGTCGTCTCCCCGGAGCCCGTGACGAACGAGACGTGTTCGGTGTCGAGGTCGTAGGCCGCCGTCATCGCCACCGTCAGCTCGCGGTTCTTGCAGTGGTGGGTCATCGTCGCGAGGAACGGCACGACCTTCCGGCGCGCCGTCGCCATACTGGTGCCGCTGACCTCCGCGACCTTCCGCGCGACGTAGTCCCGCTTCTCCCGGGTCGCCCGCGAGGACCCGAGCTTCCGCCAGTACGACGGCGGCCCGTACCGCGTCCAGCCGCCGTGGTCGTGCTGGCGCGAGGCGGCCACGCCCGCCGCGATGTTGTCCGTCGCGTACCGCCAGTACGAGTAGTTCTGGGTCGCGCGCACGCGGCCCAGCCAGACGTCCGCGTTCGAGAGGAACTCGTAGGCGTCCGCGAGCTCGTCCCCGTAGTAGTCCTTCGGGACGTTGTCCTCCACCCAGTTGATGAGGTCGTCCGGCGTCTCGTCGACGTCGTAGGCGGCCTCCAGGGCGTCCTGCGCGCCGAGGTTCTTGATGAGGTCGTCGAGGAAGTCGAAGACCCCCTCCGTGCGGTCGCGCTCGCCCATCACCACGTCGTCGGCGGTGAGCGTCTCGGCGGTCTCCGCGAGCGCCTGCAGGTCGTTGACAGCAGAGCGCAGGTCTCCGGAGTTCTGCTCGGCGATGGCCTCCAGGGCCTCATCGTCGTACTCGATGCCCTCCCGGCGGCAGATATCCCGCAGCACGGGCACGATGGAGCGTTTCGAGACATCCCGGAACTCGATGTCCCGGCAGGCGTTCCGGAGCGTGTTGCTCATGTCGTAGAACTCGTTCGCGATGAGCACGATGGGCTGCGTGGAGTCCTTCACGAGGCGGGTGATGGCCGCGGAACCGCCGCGGTCGACGTTCCCGTGGAGGTTGTCCGCCTCGTCCATCACCACGAGCTTGCGACCCCCGGTGCCGCCCGACAGCGTCCCCGACTTCGCGGCCTCGCCGGCGACGCGCTCGACGACGTCGGCGGTGCGCTGGTCGGACGCGTTCAGCTCCACGACGTCCCACCCCTCGTCCGCCGCGAGCGCGTGCGCCGCCGACGTCTTCCCGACGCCGGGGCTCCCGTGGAGGATGACGGCCTCCCCGTGGTCCTCCCAGGTGTCCGCCCACTCTCGGAGCGCGTCCCGGGCCTTGTTGTTCCCGCGGACCTCCGACAGCGACGACGGACGATACTTCTCCGTCCAATCGGTCATTACCGGAGGAAAGCGCGAGTCGCGTTTAGTGGTTGCGGAGCGCGTGCTCGACCGTAGGGAGAGCACGGAACGGCGAACGGCGATCGCAGGGAGCCGTGAGCCGCGTGGGCGAGCACGACGGAACTACGAACAGAGCGAACAGCGAACCGCCGTGTCGACTTTCCAGTTGCGTTCCGAAGGTGTACTGTGTCCCGACGCTCCAGCGTGACCGGATTCGGCAAGCGCGTGTTCGCGGAGTTCTCCGAGAAGAACGTCACGTTCATGGCCGCGGGGCTGGCGTACAACGCGTTCGTCTCACTGGTCCCGCTGCTCGTCCTCGTCTTCCTGGTGCTCACCACCATCGGCGGCGGGCTGGAGGACCGCATCATCGAGGCGGCGGGAACCTGGCTCCCGGGACCGATTGCGGAGGTCGTCCGGCAGCTGTTCGCGGGCGAGGGAGCGGGCCGCGGTGCGTCGGTCGTCGGGCTCATCGTGGTGGTGTGGGGGACGCTGAAGATCTTCCGCGGGCTCGACGTCGCGTTCTCGGAGATCTACGAGACGGCCGGGAGCAACGACTTCACGGACAAGCTGAGGGACGCCGTCGTCGTGCTCGTCGCGCTCGTCGTCGCCATCGTCGCGACCGTCGGCGCGAGCGCCGCGTTCGCGGCGTTCTCGGACGCGGTCCCCTACCTCGGGCTGCTGACGCCGCTGGTGCTGGTCGCCGGGCTGGCCCTCGCGTTCCTCCCGATGTTCTACGTCTTCCCGGACACCGAGGTCGGCGTCCGAGACGTGCTGCCGGGGGTCGTGTTCGCGGCGGTCGGCTGGGCGGCGTTCCAGGCGCTGTTCCAGGTGTACCTGGCGTTCAGCGACCCCGGGTCGGGGAGTTTCTTCGGCGGCGTCGTCGTCGTCATCACGTACCTCTACTTCTCGGCGCTCGTGCTGTTGCTCGGCGCCGTCATCAACGCCGTCGCCGGCGACCACTCCTCCGGGGTTCCCGGCGGCATCGGGGCGGGAGCCACGGGGTACGAGACCAGACACGACGGCGCGATGAGCACCGACCGACTCGCCGCCTACCTGAACGACCTCCGCGAGGACCTCACGGGGTACCACCGCAAGATGGAATCTCGGACGGACGGCGCGTACGAGCGGCAGTCGCCCGACAGTGACGTCGTGGTTGTCGAACAGACGACGTCGGACGACGGCGAGCGGACGTCGAAGGTCACGCTACAGTGGACGGCCAGCGAAGACGGCGAGCGGCAGACGGACGAACGCTGAGCGCCGGGAGCAGACTAACGGGCCCCAGAACCACCCTGCACAGTTTTCCTGTCGGCCGTGGTAGGAGGCGGCATGGAAGACCCTCGGGCGGTTCACCTCGACGACGCCGACCGCGACGCGTTCCTCGGCACCGGCGGCACGGGCGTGCTCTCGTTCCCCACCGAGGACGGCGACGCGCCGCACTCGATCCCCGTCTCGTACGGCTACGACGCCGAGACCGGCCACTTCTTCTTCCGGCTGGCGTACGGCGCGCACACGGAGAAGCCCGACCCGACGGCGGGCCCGGTGACGTTCGTCGTCCACGGCGAGACCGGAGACGGCTGGCGCAGCGTCGTCGCGCGTGGTCCCCTCGAAGCGACCGACGACGAAGCCATCTCCACGACGGCCCTCGACGCGCTCCAGCGGGTGGACATCCCACTCGTGGACATCTTCGAGCGGTCGCCCCGCGAGGTGAATTTCGGGTTCTACCGGCTGTCGCCCGACAGCGTGACCGGTCGGATGGAGGCGGACCGCTGACCGGCGCCCGCACCCCGTCTCCTGACAACGTGTGTCGCGATTTTTCGCGATTCAGCTGCCACAAAGGCTTTTTGCCGCGGGCGGAGGTGTACAACCATGTCACAGCGAACCGCCACCGGCTCTCTCGGGAAGACGCTCGGCGTCGGCGCCGCCGCCGGCGCTCTCTCGTACGTCGTCGGCTACCTCGTCACGTACCTCTGGCAGGCGTCGTCCGTCCAGGAGCGCCTCGAATCGTACAACGCCATCGTGGAGTTCCTCGGCGGCGACCCGATCCCCGCCTGGCAGGCCGTCGGCTGGCTGTTCTACAACGCCCACGGCGTCGCCTTCACGTACCCGGCGCTCGGGGAGGGACAGGCGTCCCGGAACCTAATCGCGGACGGGAGCGCGGCGATGCTGCTGTACCTCGTTCCAGCCGTCGTGCTCGTGCTCGCCGGGTTCGTGCTCGCGCGGTACGCGAACGCCGACGACCCGTCGACGGGCGCGAAACGCGGCGCGGCCGTCGCTGCCGGCTACGTCGTCCTCGCCGTCGTCGGCCTGTTCGTCTTCGAGTACACCGCGGGCGGGAGCGCCATCCACCCCGAGTACGTCCCCGGCGTGCTGCTCGCGGGCGTCGTCTACCCCGCCGTCTTCGGCGCGGTCGGCGGCGTGCTCGGCAGCGTCACCGCCACCTAGAGGTCCCGGGCGACCATCTCGCCCCAGTGCTCGAAGCCGTACCGCTCGTAGAACGCCTGCGCTCGCTCGTTCCCCCGATCGACGTCGAGTACCATCCGGTCGAGCGGTAGCGACTGCTCGCGCGCGGCGGCGAGCGCGGCGTCCATCAGGTCGTCCGCGACGCCCGTGCCGCGGTGCTCGGGCGCGACGTAGACCTCGTTCAGGACGGCGGCGTCCCAGACGAACGCCAGCGACTCGGGAAGCACGAAGACGTACCCCGCGAGGCCGTCCTCGCTTTCGGCGACCTGCACGCAGCGCTCGTCCTCGGCGACGCAGCGCTCTGCCCAGTCCAGCCACTCCCGGCGGTAGCCGTCGTCCAGTTTCGCCTCGTAGACCGCTCGTTTCTCCTCGTCACCCGTGCCCTCGCCGAGCCCCGTCTCGAAGCCGCGCTTCAGTTCCCAGAGTTCGGCGCTGTCCCCGTCCGCGTACGGCCTGACCATGCCCGGACTCGTCGCTCCCAGGCGTTAGCGTTTGCCCTCCCGGAACCGGCCGGCGACGCCCGCGAGCGCGGTCAGCACGACGACGAGCTGGAGCCCCGAGGAGACGACGGGGAACACGCGCTCGGCGTTCTCCGGGTCCTCGCCGCGCTCCAGGTCGACGCCCGTGTAGTAGTGGGTGT
Proteins encoded in this window:
- a CDS encoding COX15/CtaA family protein, whose product is MDRRSYQLAAVTTVLTFALILVGEYTAVSGSGATCGLQWPDCNGQLLPLGLQVHDFVEQFHRGFAMVVGFFILGTGAVAWRGFDARDVKAGGVLAVVLLPLQVILGGTTVTFSGLVPWGYMPITQAVHHLAALAIFATLLYTTLRMRELAGVGLGRVRTAAIGGLAVLPVALVFSRNTVFAVYGTRVQLIHHALELLVFTAAVAAFVWARRHGDRRVSQAMLATGVVVTVQILIGTGVVQFSPTVQLTYYVLTAVVAALFLVAARSTPNRSVAAAS
- a CDS encoding transporter substrate-binding domain-containing protein yields the protein MSDLNRRTFLKSVGGTGVALSVAGCSQLTGGGGDDSNTLTPGTASGFPPFEYVNEDNELVGFDVDLLSAVVEETDYELGEWEDLEFTQLTTALQNDNIDVIAAAMTINDERDQNIDFTDPYYDANQAVLVREGGDFQPESTDDLADRPVGAQSGTTGKAQMDALVDDGTISSSQATTYENYVLAVEDLTNGNIDAVIVDTPVANTFVEDRDVVYAFTIETSEQYGFGVREGASDLQSALNDGISAVRDSGTYQDLVEEYDVGSE
- a CDS encoding amino acid ABC transporter permease, coding for MDPTQLVLQAEPGDWAFVWRQRQFFVDGTILAVQLTFFSMVLGFLLGLPAGVVEAYGGKYSKGVVRPLGVVVRGTPILVIISLTYFAGGVSPAFLAATLALGVRSAAYQSQIFRGAIESVEGGQMEAARAVGLSKLDAIRHVVLPQALRRSVPGFQNEFTIVLKDTSIAYAIGVAELLKRSYDLFSIQTTAALEVFLAASLIYFVLTFSVNRGIERLHDYVAIPGGNQ
- a CDS encoding amino acid ABC transporter ATP-binding protein — encoded protein: MTDTLLDVDDVHQSYGEEKVLEGISFEMDRQDVKVLVGPSGSGKSTMLRCINRLTDIDDGDISLDGESIYDVDVNDLRRQVGMVFQDFNLFAHLTALENVTLGLKRVRDMGEREATEKAAWQLEQVGLREQANSYPAELSGGQKQRVGIARALAMDPKLMLFDEPTSALDPELIGEVLEVMRELAEEGMTMLVVTHEMGFAKQAATDVLFLEDGRLVEQGSPEQLFENPEQDRTAAFLSRLTQLHGGQ
- a CDS encoding amino acid ABC transporter permease; this translates as MTRSTQRVVRDAVLAVFWAWFAARLLNDWFGGVLVARGQPFVDPQPIAAAGVALSDTAAALGVVGIPVGWVADLLDSVAFAMTYLPDLAAGMWLTVVLTTLGIVFGLVLAVPLAAARVYGRVTHWVALGVIELIRGTPLLAQLFVLYYALPLSRWFAAVPFVGSGVVPAQAVWVAIVGFTINSAAYQAEYIRGSIEGVDPGQLTAARAVGLSQLEGIRHVVLPQALRFAIPSWTNELVYLVKYSSLASFITVRELYHAAEAAAYDNYAFLDLFLLAAVLYVLLVLSATTTMEWVRKQVAIPGVGGSAGGRASAE
- a CDS encoding replication factor C large subunit → MTDWTEKYRPSSLSEVRGNNKARDALREWADTWEDHGEAVILHGSPGVGKTSAAHALAADEGWDVVELNASDQRTADVVERVAGEAAKSGTLSGGTGGRKLVVMDEADNLHGNVDRGGSAAITRLVKDSTQPIVLIANEFYDMSNTLRNACRDIEFRDVSKRSIVPVLRDICRREGIEYDDEALEAIAEQNSGDLRSAVNDLQALAETAETLTADDVVMGERDRTEGVFDFLDDLIKNLGAQDALEAAYDVDETPDDLINWVEDNVPKDYYGDELADAYEFLSNADVWLGRVRATQNYSYWRYATDNIAAGVAASRQHDHGGWTRYGPPSYWRKLGSSRATREKRDYVARKVAEVSGTSMATARRKVVPFLATMTHHCKNRELTVAMTAAYDLDTEHVSFVTGSGETTNKVQSIVEDAEQLREDRAVEHSGGAFEGETTLGDADVGDEETDDAEEQTENDGSSEAESADDQAGLDDFF
- a CDS encoding YihY/virulence factor BrkB family protein, giving the protein MTGFGKRVFAEFSEKNVTFMAAGLAYNAFVSLVPLLVLVFLVLTTIGGGLEDRIIEAAGTWLPGPIAEVVRQLFAGEGAGRGASVVGLIVVVWGTLKIFRGLDVAFSEIYETAGSNDFTDKLRDAVVVLVALVVAIVATVGASAAFAAFSDAVPYLGLLTPLVLVAGLALAFLPMFYVFPDTEVGVRDVLPGVVFAAVGWAAFQALFQVYLAFSDPGSGSFFGGVVVVITYLYFSALVLLLGAVINAVAGDHSSGVPGGIGAGATGYETRHDGAMSTDRLAAYLNDLREDLTGYHRKMESRTDGAYERQSPDSDVVVVEQTTSDDGERTSKVTLQWTASEDGERQTDER
- a CDS encoding pyridoxamine 5'-phosphate oxidase family protein, producing the protein MEDPRAVHLDDADRDAFLGTGGTGVLSFPTEDGDAPHSIPVSYGYDAETGHFFFRLAYGAHTEKPDPTAGPVTFVVHGETGDGWRSVVARGPLEATDDEAISTTALDALQRVDIPLVDIFERSPREVNFGFYRLSPDSVTGRMEADR
- a CDS encoding transporter; amino-acid sequence: MSQRTATGSLGKTLGVGAAAGALSYVVGYLVTYLWQASSVQERLESYNAIVEFLGGDPIPAWQAVGWLFYNAHGVAFTYPALGEGQASRNLIADGSAAMLLYLVPAVVLVLAGFVLARYANADDPSTGAKRGAAVAAGYVVLAVVGLFVFEYTAGGSAIHPEYVPGVLLAGVVYPAVFGAVGGVLGSVTAT
- a CDS encoding GNAT family N-acetyltransferase: MVRPYADGDSAELWELKRGFETGLGEGTGDEEKRAVYEAKLDDGYRREWLDWAERCVAEDERCVQVAESEDGLAGYVFVLPESLAFVWDAAVLNEVYVAPEHRGTGVADDLMDAALAAAREQSLPLDRMVLDVDRGNERAQAFYERYGFEHWGEMVARDL